Proteins encoded within one genomic window of Scomber japonicus isolate fScoJap1 chromosome 16, fScoJap1.pri, whole genome shotgun sequence:
- the LOC128375811 gene encoding nuclear factor 7, brain-like yields MSCLKKHQLIDPVENLEDRMCMKHNKALALFCKDDQTCVCILCTISDHKTHEVVPLKEECEEKKAELGKTEAEIRQMIHTRRLKIQEIKHSVELSKENTDKEIAEDVEAFTKLKESVERCQARVIKTIEEKHKLTEKQAEDFIKELEKEISLLKKRSSELEKLSHSEDHFNLIQSFKSLNAVPPTKDWAEVIIPPQSYDGTVKTALDEVVEKMKNMFTKDELMWAQKYEVDVMLDPDTANPKLILSDDGKQVHHVDAKKNLPDNPERFSNCPFVLGKQTSSSGRFYFEVQVKEKTHWDLGVARESINRKGLITISCKKGYWTMCLRNEKQYFAYGKTSVLLSLKSKPEKVGVFVDYEEGLVSFYDVDAAVLIYSYTNCAFNEKLLPFLCPCLNQDGKNSTPLIISPVHCNE; encoded by the coding sequence ATGTCATGTCTGAAGAAACATCAGCTGATCGATCCTGTTGAGAACCTGGAGgacaggatgtgtatgaagcaCAATAAAGCTCTGGCGTTGTTCTGTAAGGACGATCAGACATGTGTCTGTATCCTCTGCACTATTTCAGACCACAAGACACATGAAGTTGTTCCTCTGAAAGAGGAATGTGAAGAAAAGAAGGCTGagctggggaagacagaggctgaaattcGGCAGATGATCCACACAAGACGACTGAAGATTCAAGAGATTAAACACTCAGTCGAGCTCAGCAAGGAAAATACAGACAAAGAGATAGCAGAAGATGTTGAGGCCTTCACCAAACTGAAGGAGTCAGTTGAGAGATGCCAAGCCAGAGTCATCAAGACTATTGAAGAGAAGCATAAATtgacagagaaacaggctgaagacttcatcaaagagctggaGAAGGAAATCTCTCTGCTGAAGAAGAGAAGTTCTGAGTtggagaagctctcacactctgaagaTCACTTTAACCTCATCCAAAGCTTCAAGTCTCTGAATGCTGTtccacccaccaaagactgGGCAGAAGTCATAATTCCTCCTCAGTCGTACGATGGGACTGTGAAGACAGCTTTGGATGAAGTGGTGGAGAAAATGAAGAACATGTTCACAAAGGATGAACTGATGTGGGCCCAGAAGTATGAGGTGGATGTGATGCTGGATCCTGATACAGCAAATCCCaaactcatcctgtctgatgatgggaaacaagtcCATCATGTTGATGCCAAGAAGAATCTCCCAGACAACCCAGAAAGATTTTCTAATTGTCCATTTGTCTTAGGGAAGCAGACTTCTTCTTCTGGaagattttactttgaggttcaggttaaagagaagactCATTGGGATTTAGGAGTTGCCAGAGAGTCGATCAATAGGAAGGGGTTAATCACAATTAGCTGTAAGAAAGGTTACTGGACTATGTGTTTGAGGAATGAAAAACAGTACTTTGCTTATGGTAAAACTTCAgtccttctctctctgaagTCAAAGCCTGAGAAGGTGGGTGTGTTTGTagattatgaggagggtctggtctccttttatgacgtCGATGCTGCAGTTCTTATCTACTCCTACACCAACTGTGCCTTCAATGAGAAACTCCTCCCATTCCTCTGTCCCTGTCTTAATCAGGATGGTAAAAACTCAACTCCTCTGATCATCTCCCCAGTCCACTGCAATGAGTAG